A genomic stretch from Georgenia muralis includes:
- a CDS encoding 2-hydroxy-3-oxopropionate reductase: MKIAFIGLGIMGSPMAVHLQNAGHDVTGYNRSPEKTRALVEAGGTAASSVADAVAGAEVVAVMVPDSPDVTEVLAGEDGVFANAAPGALVIDFSTIRPDVTAELAEEARDKGFRLLDAPVSGGEAGAQNAALSIMVGGSAEDFAAAQPVFEAVGKTIVHVGPSGSGQTVKAANQLMVAGNIALLAEAVIFLEAYGVDTAAAVKVLGGGLAGSAVLDQKAQKMLDRSFEPGFRIELHHKDLGIVTSAAREAGVVTPLGAVVAQLMASARANGDGSLDHSGLLRVVERLSGRSG, translated from the coding sequence ATGAAGATCGCATTCATCGGCCTGGGCATCATGGGCAGCCCGATGGCCGTCCACCTGCAGAACGCCGGGCACGACGTCACCGGGTACAACCGCAGCCCGGAGAAGACCCGTGCCCTGGTCGAGGCCGGCGGGACCGCCGCGTCCTCGGTCGCGGACGCCGTCGCCGGCGCCGAGGTGGTCGCCGTCATGGTGCCGGACTCCCCGGACGTCACCGAGGTCCTCGCCGGCGAGGACGGGGTCTTCGCCAACGCCGCCCCGGGCGCGCTGGTCATCGACTTCTCCACCATCCGTCCCGACGTCACCGCCGAGCTGGCGGAGGAGGCCCGGGACAAGGGCTTCCGCCTGCTCGACGCCCCGGTCTCCGGCGGCGAGGCCGGCGCGCAGAACGCCGCCCTGTCGATCATGGTCGGCGGCTCGGCCGAGGACTTCGCGGCCGCGCAGCCGGTGTTCGAGGCGGTCGGGAAGACGATCGTCCACGTGGGACCGTCGGGCTCGGGACAGACCGTCAAGGCCGCCAACCAGCTCATGGTGGCCGGCAACATCGCCCTCCTCGCCGAGGCGGTGATCTTCCTCGAGGCCTACGGCGTGGACACCGCCGCCGCGGTGAAGGTCCTCGGCGGCGGGCTCGCGGGGTCCGCCGTGCTCGACCAGAAGGCCCAGAAGATGCTGGACCGCTCCTTCGAGCCCGGGTTCCGCATCGAGCTGCACCACAAGGACCTCGGCATCGTCACCTCCGCCGCGCGGGAGGCCGGCGTCGTCACCCCGCTCGGGGCGGTCGTCGCCCAGCTCATGGCCTCGGCCCGCGCGAACGGCGACGGCAGCCTCGACCACTCCGGGCTCCTCCGCGTGGTCGAGCGGCTCTCCGGCCGCTCGGGCTGA